The following proteins are co-located in the Silene latifolia isolate original U9 population chromosome 1, ASM4854445v1, whole genome shotgun sequence genome:
- the LOC141648778 gene encoding glycosyltransferase-like KOBITO 1 — protein sequence MRFAIILICNSAKEAGMDWIFHLDTDELLYPARATEYSIRELLLDIPRDVDMVVFPNYVSMFKKNHDHLPRDTYFGHYREATRGNPNYFLTYGNGKAAAKIKDHLRPNGAHRWHNYMKTPKEVKTDEAAVLHYTYSRFSDLTSRRDRCGCKPTKEDVKRCFMLEFDISDMVVFAFFMK from the exons ATGCGTTTTGCCATAATTCTAATATGCAATTCTGCTAAG GAAGCTGGCATGGACTGGATTTTTCATCTCGACACCGATGAACTCCTGTATCCTGCAAGAGCTACAGAGTACTCAATCAGAGAGTTACTGCTAGACATTCCTCGAGATGTTGACATGGTTGTTTTTCCTAATTAT GTTTCAATGTTCAAAAAGAATCATGACCACCTTCCAAGGGATACATACTTTGGGCATTACAGAGAGGCAACTCGAGGTAATCCAAACTATTTCTTAACTTACGGAAATGGGAAAGCAGCCGCCAAAATTAAAGATCATCTTCGCCCCAATGGTGCTCACCGATGGCATAACTACATGAAAACACCCAA AGAGGTAAAAACAGATGAGGCTGCAGTTTTGCACTACACGTATTCAAGATTCTCCGACTTGACATCAAGGCGGGATAGGTGTGGATGTAAGCCTACAAAGGAGGATGTGAAAAGATGCTTCATGTTGGAATTTGATATATCT GATATGGTTGTGTTTGCCTTcttcatgaaataa